A stretch of Comamonadaceae bacterium M7527 DNA encodes these proteins:
- the recO gene encoding DNA repair protein RecO, giving the protein MATVTRVQDQSAFVLHRYDWSESSLILEVWTRDHGRIAVVAKGAKKPSSQFRPILLPLQALSIAWRGDSEVRTLRAAQWVGGYVMPTGEALLTGLYLNELLLRMLARDDAHPALFDMYAQAIRSLATQAQQTSNLALVARCFELFVLRELGVLPDLSSEGATLAPLQNHTLYTLHPEMGLRAVHNMDAGSQTVSGAQWLVIHNAIQGSGTAGTPAQQWGEAMQACTGLSAKLRGQFRLLLQSHSGVRVFKTRQMWLDVNAMGAQSLGAVAAPVGVSAL; this is encoded by the coding sequence ATGGCGACTGTTACCCGCGTACAAGACCAAAGCGCGTTTGTGCTGCACCGCTACGACTGGAGCGAGTCCAGCCTCATCCTGGAGGTATGGACACGCGACCATGGCCGTATTGCCGTGGTGGCCAAGGGTGCCAAAAAGCCATCATCACAGTTCAGACCCATTTTGTTGCCTTTGCAAGCGCTCAGTATTGCGTGGCGCGGCGACAGCGAGGTTCGCACCTTGCGCGCCGCCCAGTGGGTGGGTGGCTATGTCATGCCTACAGGCGAGGCCTTGCTAACGGGCTTGTACCTCAACGAGTTGCTGCTGCGCATGCTGGCCAGAGACGATGCACACCCGGCCCTGTTTGATATGTATGCGCAAGCCATACGCAGCCTGGCCACGCAAGCGCAGCAAACCAGTAACCTAGCGTTGGTGGCGCGCTGCTTTGAGTTGTTTGTGCTGCGTGAGTTGGGCGTGCTGCCAGACTTGTCTAGCGAAGGCGCAACCCTGGCCCCACTGCAAAACCACACGCTGTACACCTTGCACCCCGAAATGGGCCTGCGCGCCGTACACAACATGGACGCAGGCAGCCAAACGGTTAGCGGTGCGCAGTGGCTGGTGATACACAATGCCATTCAAGGCAGCGGCACCGCAGGCACGCCCGCGCAGCAGTGGGGTGAGGCCATGCAAGCGTGCACGGGCCTGTCAGCCAAATTGCGTGGACAATTCAGGCTGTTGCTGCAATCTCATAGCGGTGTGCGTGTATTTAAAACACGGCAAATGTGGCTGGATGTCAACGCCATGGGAGCGCAAAGTTTGGGTGCTGTAGCCGCGCCAGTGGGCGTAAGCGCGCTGTAG
- the era gene encoding GTPase Era, which produces MLQGALGGRAAHSPDSVASAEPVGPKRCGTIAIVGRPNVGKSTLINALVGQKVSITSSKAQTTRHRIMGMRTVGATQFVFVDTPGFQTRHANALNRSLNRTVLGAVTDVDLIVFMVEANKFGLEDAKVLSHLPDNIPTILLANKLDMVHRRGDIAPWLQSMQERHTYAEYVPMSAKIAKDVQRFFAICDKYLPEQDWIYPADELTDKSERFLAAEIVREKLFRLMGDELPYTSTVVIDKFEEEGKLRRIAATIVVERDGHKGMVIGEKGEKLKRIGTEARQELEKLTGGKVFLELWVKVRSGWADSEARVRSFGYE; this is translated from the coding sequence ATGCTACAAGGCGCTTTGGGTGGTCGCGCAGCGCACAGCCCCGACAGCGTTGCGTCTGCTGAGCCTGTAGGCCCCAAGCGCTGCGGCACCATTGCCATTGTGGGCAGGCCCAACGTGGGCAAGTCCACGCTCATTAACGCACTGGTGGGGCAAAAAGTCAGTATCACGTCCAGCAAGGCGCAAACCACGCGCCACCGCATCATGGGCATGCGCACGGTAGGCGCCACGCAGTTTGTGTTTGTGGACACACCAGGTTTTCAAACGCGCCACGCCAACGCCCTGAACCGCTCACTCAACCGTACGGTGTTGGGCGCGGTCACAGACGTTGACTTGATTGTGTTTATGGTGGAGGCCAACAAGTTTGGCCTGGAAGACGCCAAGGTGTTGTCGCATTTGCCAGACAACATTCCCACAATTTTGCTGGCCAACAAGCTGGACATGGTGCACCGCAGAGGCGACATCGCACCGTGGTTGCAAAGCATGCAAGAGCGCCATACCTATGCCGAGTACGTGCCCATGTCGGCCAAAATCGCCAAAGACGTGCAGCGCTTTTTTGCCATTTGTGACAAGTACTTGCCCGAGCAAGACTGGATTTACCCGGCTGACGAACTCACAGACAAAAGCGAGCGCTTTTTGGCTGCCGAAATCGTGCGCGAAAAGCTCTTTCGCCTGATGGGTGACGAGCTGCCCTATACCTCCACCGTGGTCATAGACAAGTTTGAAGAAGAAGGCAAGTTGCGTCGCATTGCCGCCACCATCGTGGTTGAGCGTGACGGCCACAAAGGCATGGTGATTGGCGAGAAGGGCGAAAAGCTCAAACGCATTGGCACCGAGGCGCGCCAAGAGCTAGAAAAACTCACGGGCGGCAAAGTGTTTTTAGAGCTGTGGGTGAAGGTACGCTCAGGCTGGGCAGACAGCGAAGCGCGCGTGCGCTCGTTTGGTTACGAGTAA
- the lepB gene encoding signal peptidase I produces the protein MSIVTAVLLGVFVVFAVMWYTGAVLGNFALVLFLATFVTGVYWVAERLYFLPQRRLAAQRLIDNMALRRTQLAAQGITDVDTDWDSLEASDSLLRQPWWLDWTAGLFPVLLVVFVLRSFLFEPFKIPSGSMVPTLRIGDLILVNKFHYGIRLPVLNTKVMDNNEPQRGDVMVFRYPPQPNLDYIKRVVGLPGDEVSYLNKQLRINGELVAQQPLPDFFDSDSMRYSMQFETQLGGKTFRFLNDENRPAFVPGAADFAGRENCNYSAQGVVCKVPAGHYFMMGDNRDNSLDSRYWGFVPEANIVGRAFFVWMNFSDLGRIGGFE, from the coding sequence ATGTCTATTGTCACGGCGGTGCTGCTGGGTGTTTTTGTGGTGTTTGCCGTCATGTGGTACACCGGCGCGGTGCTTGGCAACTTTGCGCTGGTGCTGTTTCTGGCCACTTTTGTGACAGGCGTTTATTGGGTGGCTGAGCGCTTGTACTTTTTGCCACAGCGCCGCCTGGCTGCGCAGCGCTTGATAGACAACATGGCCCTGCGCCGCACGCAGTTGGCTGCGCAAGGCATTACCGACGTCGACACAGACTGGGACAGCCTTGAGGCCTCAGACAGCCTGCTGCGCCAGCCCTGGTGGCTGGATTGGACAGCAGGTTTGTTCCCTGTGTTGCTGGTGGTGTTTGTGCTGCGCTCATTTTTGTTTGAGCCCTTCAAAATACCGTCAGGCTCTATGGTGCCCACGCTGCGTATTGGCGACTTGATTTTGGTGAACAAGTTTCACTACGGCATACGTCTGCCCGTGCTCAACACCAAAGTGATGGACAACAACGAGCCGCAGCGCGGCGACGTGATGGTGTTTAGATACCCACCACAACCCAACCTGGACTACATCAAACGCGTTGTGGGCTTGCCTGGAGATGAGGTGTCCTACCTCAACAAGCAGCTGCGCATCAACGGTGAGCTGGTCGCCCAGCAACCGTTGCCAGATTTTTTTGACAGCGACAGCATGCGTTACAGCATGCAGTTTGAAACACAACTTGGCGGTAAGACGTTTAGGTTTTTAAACGACGAAAATCGCCCCGCCTTCGTGCCGGGTGCCGCAGACTTTGCCGGTCGTGAGAACTGCAACTACTCCGCGCAAGGCGTGGTGTGCAAGGTGCCAGCTGGCCACTACTTCATGATGGGCGACAACCGCGACAACTCATTGGATTCGCGCTACTGGGGCTTTGTACCTGAAGCCAACATTGTGGGCCGCGCGTTTTTTGTGTGGATGAACTTCTCTGACTTAGGTCGTATTGGTGGCTTTGAATAA
- a CDS encoding MucB/RseB C-terminal domain-containing protein, producing MQRHIARLAFAGATALGLCSAVLAQPTSDIRAWLLDVNTAAQQQTFVGTMVVQSGAEMVSAKIWHIDHNGQALERVDLLSGQPHTTLRKGDTVFSVDHAAQLVRQERRTDLGLFPAVLTSAGQHVGDHYVMQSLSGKRVAGLATVGVALQAKDDWRHSYRIWRDAESGLVLQWQTVATDSGDMLEQVAYSDIVVASGVDLPTMQQWLQVPPTYAVRIADTQTLSASSLGWSQRQAVAGFEAGVVNRPRVNGVLVAGAPAQWVFSDGLASVSLFVEPLAAKGQRQPSAVHLGATASVSAAVPPMWVTAVGEVPVATLRALMRSVQFNDQ from the coding sequence ATGCAGCGCCATATTGCCAGGTTGGCGTTTGCTGGCGCAACGGCGCTTGGCTTGTGCAGTGCTGTGTTGGCACAGCCAACCAGTGATATTCGCGCATGGCTGTTAGACGTGAATACCGCCGCCCAACAACAAACCTTTGTAGGCACCATGGTGGTGCAGTCGGGCGCGGAGATGGTGTCTGCCAAAATCTGGCACATCGACCACAACGGCCAGGCACTGGAGCGTGTGGATTTGCTCAGCGGCCAGCCTCACACCACCTTGCGCAAGGGCGACACCGTGTTCAGTGTGGACCATGCCGCGCAACTGGTGCGCCAAGAGCGTCGCACAGATTTGGGCTTGTTCCCTGCAGTACTCACCAGCGCTGGCCAGCATGTGGGCGATCATTACGTCATGCAGTCTTTAAGTGGCAAGCGTGTGGCGGGCTTGGCCACTGTCGGTGTGGCCTTGCAGGCCAAAGACGACTGGCGTCACTCCTACCGCATTTGGCGTGATGCCGAGTCTGGTTTGGTGCTCCAGTGGCAAACAGTGGCGACTGACTCTGGTGACATGTTGGAGCAAGTGGCTTACAGCGACATCGTGGTGGCGAGCGGCGTCGATTTACCCACCATGCAGCAATGGTTGCAAGTGCCACCGACATACGCGGTGCGTATCGCCGATACGCAAACCTTGTCGGCCAGCAGTCTGGGCTGGTCGCAGCGCCAGGCGGTGGCCGGATTTGAAGCGGGCGTTGTTAACAGACCTCGTGTCAATGGCGTATTGGTAGCGGGTGCGCCTGCGCAGTGGGTCTTTTCAGATGGTCTGGCATCCGTGTCTTTGTTTGTCGAGCCCCTGGCTGCCAAAGGGCAGCGCCAGCCCAGCGCCGTGCATCTGGGTGCCACAGCCAGCGTCAGCGCTGCCGTGCCGCCCATGTGGGTAACAGCTGTGGGTGAGGTGCCCGTGGCCACGCTCAGAGCTTTAATGCGCAGCGTGCAGTTCAATGACCAATAA
- the nagZ gene encoding beta-N-acetylhexosaminidase, with the protein MTPHAPLIIDVAGTELQAIDLPRLQHPLVGGVILFGRNWSDRATLTKLCAQIKAVREDLLICVDHEGGRVQRFKRDGFTHVPAMRALGELWGQAKRGDAASAALNAMNAASACGYVLGAELRACGVDFTFAPILDLDYGHSEVIGDRAFSASASVTAALAKSVMHGLLQAGMANCGKHFPGHGFVAADSHTDIPVDKRSLKAILADDAMPYAWLNATLTSVMPAHVVYPKVDSRPAGFSAKWLQDILRSQLGFQGAVFSDDLSMAGARQIDGKAVDPTTAAVAALNAGCDLVLLCNQCVVDNGQPIDDLLGGLTQTLLKQQWQATEASEQRRLNLLPVGAPKNWDDLMTEPAYMHAMALLP; encoded by the coding sequence ATGACACCACATGCACCACTAATCATTGACGTTGCTGGCACTGAGCTGCAAGCCATAGACCTGCCGCGACTGCAACATCCGCTGGTAGGCGGCGTTATTTTGTTTGGCCGCAACTGGTCTGACCGCGCCACACTCACCAAGCTGTGCGCGCAAATTAAAGCTGTGCGTGAAGACTTGCTCATTTGTGTAGACCACGAAGGTGGGCGCGTGCAGCGCTTCAAGCGCGATGGCTTTACCCACGTGCCCGCCATGCGCGCTTTGGGTGAGTTGTGGGGTCAAGCCAAGCGTGGCGACGCAGCAAGCGCTGCCCTCAACGCCATGAACGCTGCCAGCGCGTGTGGCTATGTGCTGGGCGCAGAGCTGCGCGCTTGCGGCGTAGACTTTACCTTTGCTCCCATTCTTGACTTGGACTATGGCCACAGCGAAGTCATTGGTGACCGCGCATTCAGCGCATCCGCAAGCGTGACAGCAGCACTGGCCAAAAGCGTGATGCACGGCTTGCTGCAAGCTGGCATGGCCAACTGCGGCAAACACTTTCCAGGCCATGGCTTTGTAGCGGCAGACTCGCACACAGACATACCCGTAGACAAGCGCAGCCTCAAAGCCATATTGGCCGACGACGCCATGCCTTACGCATGGCTTAATGCCACGCTGACCAGTGTCATGCCCGCCCATGTGGTCTACCCCAAAGTAGACAGCAGGCCAGCAGGCTTTTCAGCCAAGTGGCTGCAAGACATATTGCGTAGCCAACTGGGCTTTCAAGGTGCCGTGTTCAGCGACGACCTCAGTATGGCGGGCGCCCGCCAAATTGATGGCAAGGCGGTAGACCCCACCACAGCCGCAGTGGCAGCACTCAACGCGGGTTGTGACCTGGTGTTGCTGTGCAACCAATGCGTAGTCGACAACGGCCAACCCATTGACGATTTGCTGGGCGGCTTAACCCAGACTTTGCTCAAGCAGCAGTGGCAAGCCACAGAGGCCAGCGAACAACGCCGCTTAAACCTGTTGCCCGTAGGCGCACCCAAAAACTGGGATGACCTGATGACAGAGCCTGCCTATATGCACGCGATGGCGTTGTTGCCCTGA
- the rnc gene encoding ribonuclease III, with product MALNKRVTQTQQGAPTLAQLCSAIGHTFANQVLLRQALTHRSYSADHYERLEFLGDSVLNLAVSTLLYQRLGDLPEGDLSRVRANLVKQDTLVMLAQGLNLSEHLRLGEGEHKSGGRSRPSILADAVEAIIGAVYVDAGFGPAQAFVQRLFADVPLGSDKAAMRKDAKTALQEWLQGRKMALPTYKVERILGEAHQQTFEVSCSVPSLGLVALGNGTSRRIAEQAGAADMLTKLQTKT from the coding sequence GTGGCTTTGAATAAACGCGTCACCCAAACCCAGCAGGGCGCGCCCACGCTGGCGCAGCTGTGTAGCGCCATAGGCCACACGTTTGCCAACCAGGTCCTGTTGCGTCAAGCACTGACGCACCGCTCTTACAGCGCGGACCACTATGAGCGCCTTGAGTTTTTAGGCGACTCAGTCTTGAACTTGGCCGTGTCTACCTTGCTGTACCAACGTTTGGGCGATTTGCCTGAGGGTGACTTGTCTCGCGTGCGAGCCAATTTGGTCAAGCAAGACACACTGGTGATGTTGGCACAGGGCCTAAACCTGTCCGAGCATTTGCGCCTGGGTGAAGGTGAGCACAAAAGTGGAGGGCGTTCACGCCCATCCATATTGGCCGACGCTGTAGAAGCTATTATTGGCGCGGTGTATGTGGACGCGGGCTTTGGCCCTGCGCAGGCATTTGTGCAGCGCTTGTTTGCCGATGTGCCTTTGGGCAGCGACAAGGCGGCCATGCGCAAAGACGCCAAGACGGCCTTGCAAGAGTGGCTGCAGGGCAGAAAAATGGCCTTGCCAACTTACAAAGTCGAGCGTATTTTGGGTGAGGCCCACCAACAGACGTTTGAGGTGTCTTGCAGTGTGCCCAGCTTGGGCCTGGTGGCCCTGGGCAACGGTACATCACGGCGCATTGCTGAGCAAGCAGGTGCGGCGGACATGCTGACCAAGCTGCAAACCAAGACTTGA
- the lepA gene encoding translation elongation factor 4, whose translation MKHIRNFSIIAHIDHGKSTLADRIIQRCGGLSDREMSAQVLDSMDIEKERGITIKAQTASLQYKARDGQIYNLNLIDTPGHVDFSYEVSRSLSACEGALLVVDASQGVEAQTVANCYTALDLGVEVLPVLNKMDLPQADPDNAKLEIEEVIGIDASDAIPCSAKSGMGVDDILEMVVAKVPPPKGDPDGAVRAMIIDSWYDAYVGVVMLVRMVDGELKRGERIKLMATDTQYNADKVGVFSPGPVNRESLKAGEVGFIIAGIKELRSAKVGDTVTVVRNGSGMAAFTATQALPGFKEVQPQVFAGLFPSESSEYDALRDALEKLQLNDAALRYEPEVSQALGFGFRCGFLGLLHMEIVQERLEREFDQDLITTAPSVVYEVVKGDGEVITVESPAKMPEVAKIQEIREPIVTVHLYMPQDYVGAVMTLANQKRGVQMNMAYHGKQVMLTYELPLGEIVLDFFDRLKSVSRGYASMDYEFKEYRASDVVKVDIMLNGERVDALAIIVHRSQSQHRGRAVVGKMREVISRQMFDVAIQAAIGGNIIARETVKAMRKNVLAKCYGGDISRKRKLLEKQKAGKKRMKQIGSVEVPQEAFLAILQVED comes from the coding sequence ATGAAACACATTCGAAATTTCTCCATCATCGCGCACATCGATCACGGCAAGTCCACGCTGGCTGATCGCATTATTCAACGTTGTGGTGGTCTGAGTGACCGAGAGATGAGTGCGCAAGTGCTGGACTCCATGGACATTGAAAAAGAGCGCGGCATCACCATCAAGGCGCAAACTGCATCGCTGCAATACAAGGCGCGCGACGGACAAATTTACAACCTCAACCTGATTGACACACCGGGGCACGTGGACTTCTCTTATGAGGTGTCGCGTTCCTTGTCGGCGTGTGAGGGTGCCTTGCTGGTCGTGGATGCCAGCCAGGGCGTTGAGGCGCAAACTGTAGCCAACTGTTACACGGCGCTAGACCTTGGCGTTGAGGTGTTGCCCGTGCTCAACAAAATGGATTTGCCCCAAGCAGATCCAGACAACGCCAAGCTGGAAATTGAAGAAGTCATTGGCATTGACGCCTCTGATGCCATACCGTGCTCGGCCAAGTCGGGCATGGGTGTTGATGACATTTTGGAGATGGTGGTGGCCAAGGTGCCGCCACCCAAAGGTGACCCAGACGGCGCTGTGCGAGCCATGATTATTGACAGCTGGTACGACGCTTATGTGGGCGTGGTGATGTTGGTGCGTATGGTGGACGGTGAGCTAAAGCGCGGTGAGCGCATCAAGCTGATGGCAACTGATACGCAGTACAACGCTGACAAGGTAGGTGTTTTCTCCCCTGGCCCTGTCAACCGCGAATCGCTCAAAGCGGGCGAGGTGGGTTTCATCATTGCAGGTATCAAAGAGCTGCGCTCTGCCAAAGTGGGTGATACCGTCACTGTGGTGCGCAACGGCTCTGGTATGGCGGCGTTTACAGCCACACAAGCGTTGCCAGGCTTTAAGGAAGTGCAGCCGCAAGTGTTTGCGGGCTTGTTCCCCAGCGAATCCAGCGAGTACGACGCCCTGCGCGACGCGCTTGAAAAACTGCAACTCAATGACGCAGCGCTGCGTTACGAGCCGGAAGTGTCGCAAGCTTTGGGTTTTGGCTTCAGGTGTGGCTTTTTGGGCTTGCTGCACATGGAAATTGTGCAAGAGCGTTTGGAGCGGGAGTTTGACCAGGACCTCATCACCACCGCGCCAAGCGTGGTGTATGAAGTGGTCAAGGGCGACGGCGAGGTCATCACAGTCGAGAGCCCAGCCAAGATGCCCGAGGTTGCCAAAATACAGGAAATCCGAGAGCCCATAGTGACCGTGCATTTGTACATGCCGCAAGACTATGTGGGCGCGGTGATGACACTGGCCAACCAAAAGCGCGGTGTGCAAATGAACATGGCCTACCACGGCAAGCAAGTCATGCTGACTTACGAGTTGCCGCTGGGTGAAATCGTGTTGGACTTCTTTGACCGCCTGAAGTCTGTCAGTCGTGGCTACGCGTCTATGGACTACGAGTTCAAGGAGTACCGCGCCTCTGACGTGGTGAAGGTTGACATCATGCTCAATGGTGAGCGCGTAGACGCCTTGGCCATCATTGTGCACAGAAGCCAGTCACAGCACCGAGGCCGCGCTGTGGTGGGCAAAATGCGTGAAGTTATTTCACGCCAAATGTTTGACGTGGCCATTCAAGCCGCGATTGGCGGCAACATCATTGCCCGCGAAACCGTGAAGGCCATGCGTAAAAACGTGTTGGCCAAGTGTTACGGCGGCGATATTTCGCGCAAGCGCAAATTGCTTGAAAAGCAAAAAGCCGGTAAAAAACGCATGAAACAAATCGGCTCTGTTGAGGTGCCGCAAGAAGCCTTCTTGGCCATTTTGCAAGTGGAAGATTAA
- a CDS encoding Do family serine endopeptidase produces the protein MQQAQALPVSATAVAQPAAPMVSGLPDFTQLVEAVGPSVVNIRTLENTKPQSGNSQEEQMLEFFRRFGIPVPPGFGGANPGDQDGTPDEGGQRPRGIGSGFVLSADGYIMTNAHVVDGADELIVTMPDQREFPAKIIGADKRTDVAVVKVEATDLVPVRLGNPAQLKVGEWVMAIGSPYGLENTVTAGIVSAKARETGDYLPFIQTDVAINPGNSGGPLINMRGEVVGINSQIYSRSGGFQGISFAIPIDDAVRVSSQLRSQGFVTRGRIGVSIAGVDKDIAEALGLGKPRGALVRGVEAGSPAAKAGIEPGDVIVQFDGTDIDKSLDLPRLVGNTKPNSKAPLVVVRQGKEKTLHITVGAFDPEPQDVAQQKPEPQTGEQLKAVGLSVLDLTDLEKREFNLDGGVKVQEAQGVAARAGLRADDVILALANTKVANVNALKVLLEKTADKPAVSVLFRRGQWVQYALLRR, from the coding sequence GTGCAGCAAGCCCAAGCGCTACCCGTTTCTGCGACAGCAGTGGCACAGCCCGCAGCGCCCATGGTGAGTGGCCTGCCAGACTTCACGCAATTGGTTGAGGCGGTGGGGCCATCAGTGGTGAACATTCGCACCTTGGAAAACACCAAGCCGCAAAGCGGCAACTCGCAAGAAGAGCAAATGTTGGAGTTCTTCCGCCGCTTTGGTATTCCGGTGCCACCAGGTTTTGGTGGTGCCAATCCTGGTGATCAAGATGGCACGCCAGACGAGGGTGGTCAGCGCCCGCGCGGCATTGGCTCAGGCTTTGTACTGAGTGCCGACGGCTACATCATGACCAACGCACACGTGGTGGACGGTGCTGACGAGTTGATTGTCACCATGCCTGACCAGCGTGAGTTTCCAGCCAAAATCATTGGCGCTGACAAGCGCACCGATGTGGCGGTGGTCAAGGTAGAGGCGACTGACCTGGTGCCAGTGCGCCTGGGTAACCCCGCGCAACTCAAAGTGGGTGAGTGGGTGATGGCCATTGGCTCACCGTACGGCCTCGAGAACACGGTGACGGCTGGTATCGTCAGCGCCAAGGCCCGCGAGACGGGTGACTACCTGCCGTTTATCCAGACCGATGTGGCCATCAACCCCGGTAACTCAGGCGGCCCGCTCATCAATATGCGCGGCGAAGTGGTGGGCATTAACAGCCAAATCTACTCGCGCTCTGGTGGCTTCCAGGGCATCTCGTTTGCCATTCCTATTGACGATGCCGTGCGCGTGTCGTCGCAATTGCGCAGCCAGGGTTTTGTCACGCGCGGCCGCATTGGTGTGAGCATTGCTGGTGTCGATAAAGACATCGCTGAGGCTTTAGGGTTGGGCAAGCCGCGTGGCGCGCTGGTGCGCGGTGTAGAGGCTGGTTCACCTGCTGCCAAGGCTGGCATTGAGCCAGGCGACGTCATCGTGCAGTTTGACGGCACAGACATTGACAAGTCCTTGGACTTGCCTCGCTTGGTGGGCAACACCAAGCCCAATTCCAAAGCGCCACTGGTGGTGGTGCGTCAAGGTAAAGAGAAAACACTGCACATCACTGTGGGCGCGTTTGACCCAGAGCCCCAAGACGTTGCACAACAGAAGCCAGAGCCACAAACGGGTGAGCAGCTCAAAGCAGTGGGCTTGAGCGTGCTGGACCTGACTGACCTTGAAAAACGCGAGTTCAACCTGGACGGCGGCGTAAAAGTGCAGGAAGCGCAAGGTGTAGCGGCCAGAGCTGGCCTGCGCGCCGATGACGTGATCCTGGCGCTGGCCAACACAAAGGTTGCGAATGTCAACGCGTTGAAAGTATTGCTGGAAAAAACCGCCGACAAACCAGCGGTTAGCGTGCTGTTCCGTCGTGGGCAATGGGTGCAGTACGCCTTGTTGCGCAGGTAA
- the acpS gene encoding holo-ACP synthase — translation MIVGVGVDICEVVRIERALARHGDRFAHKVLGAREIAVWQARTARYGDRGMRFVATRFSAKEAFSKAIGLGMRMPMTWRNCEILNSPSGQPFIALSGELATWFEAKGWRAHVTVSDESAYATSHVVVETI, via the coding sequence ATGATTGTGGGCGTTGGCGTAGATATTTGTGAGGTGGTGCGCATAGAGCGCGCACTGGCGCGCCACGGCGACCGTTTTGCACACAAGGTGCTAGGCGCGCGCGAGATTGCTGTTTGGCAAGCGCGCACCGCGCGCTACGGCGACCGTGGCATGCGCTTTGTTGCCACGCGGTTTTCGGCCAAAGAGGCCTTTAGCAAGGCCATAGGCCTTGGCATGCGCATGCCCATGACCTGGCGCAACTGCGAAATACTCAACAGCCCCAGCGGCCAACCTTTTATTGCTCTCAGCGGCGAGCTGGCCACTTGGTTTGAGGCCAAAGGCTGGCGCGCCCACGTCACTGTTAGCGACGAGTCGGCTTACGCCACCAGCCACGTTGTGGTTGAAACCATTTAA
- a CDS encoding pyridoxine 5'-phosphate synthase yields MFEPIFYEVPAVHSSHTALSVNVNKVALLRNTRHLGLPSVTRAATMCLDAGAHGITVHPRPDERHIRADDVHELAQLLKAYPHAEYNIEGNPFHNLMEFVEATRPAQCTLVPDSTDQFTSDHGWLLPADNARLKPVIEQLHAWGVRVSLFMDPTPKDMAQAAALGAQRVELYTETYASAYAAGAGTPAQLAVTQQFAQTARAALDAGMQVNAGHDLSLDNLTHFLQTVPQVAEVSIGHALVGDALELGYTAAVQAYLGCIAKAGRGQ; encoded by the coding sequence ATGTTTGAACCTATTTTTTACGAGGTGCCCGCAGTGCATTCGTCGCATACCGCGTTGTCTGTCAACGTAAACAAAGTTGCCTTGCTTCGCAACACGCGCCACCTGGGGCTGCCCAGCGTCACGCGTGCAGCCACCATGTGTTTGGACGCTGGTGCGCATGGCATTACCGTGCATCCGCGCCCAGATGAGCGCCACATTCGCGCTGACGATGTGCACGAACTGGCCCAGCTGCTCAAAGCCTACCCCCACGCCGAGTACAACATTGAGGGCAACCCGTTTCATAACCTCATGGAATTTGTTGAAGCCACGCGCCCAGCGCAGTGCACCTTGGTGCCAGACAGTACAGACCAGTTCACCTCTGACCACGGCTGGCTGCTGCCTGCTGACAACGCGCGCTTAAAGCCCGTTATCGAGCAACTGCATGCATGGGGCGTGCGCGTGAGTTTGTTTATGGACCCAACGCCCAAGGACATGGCACAAGCCGCAGCCCTGGGTGCGCAGCGCGTGGAGTTATATACAGAAACCTATGCCAGTGCATACGCAGCAGGCGCTGGCACACCCGCCCAATTGGCCGTAACCCAGCAGTTTGCCCAAACAGCACGGGCCGCTTTGGACGCTGGCATGCAAGTCAACGCAGGCCATGATTTAAGCTTGGACAACCTCACGCACTTTTTGCAAACCGTCCCGCAAGTGGCCGAGGTGTCTATTGGCCATGCCTTGGTGGGTGACGCCTTGGAACTGGGCTACACCGCCGCTGTGCAAGCGTATCTGGGCTGTATTGCCAAGGCAGGGCGCGGCCAATGA